One Amorphoplanes digitatis genomic window carries:
- a CDS encoding AAA family ATPase produces MGEDEEVLYHNDRTYVSRQSAPDGSGSVVCKRAIGPGAARRIAHERAVLRRLAGVPGVPRLAERQAREVLTLRDDGGRSPSGTGLPSARLIEVAAELANTVAAVHRAGIVHRDITPANLILTGAGPPIMIDFDLALTGPATEADAAPPDEPVGTLGYLAPEQTGRIRLPVDRRSDLYGLGATLYALATGVAPFAGDDPLELIRDTLVRVPAFPAGLSPRLPHRFGEIVMRLLEKDPDRRYQSAEGLAYDLARLDAEPAGPWRLGVHDFPAFLSAGSLLVGREPEARGLAGALDRAQTGGCPAVFVTGPPGIGKTALIRGLRPVVTARGGWFVKGKYDQFGSVTGRRAISQALRRLAGLLLAEPEPDVVGHRQRLVAALGPSAPVVAALVPEMATLLDVAPEPGTINPVTGPGRISAAILATLRAVAAHRPVVFVLDDLQWATGPSLRVLDAILDAGPIPGLLLLGTYRDQEIDEGHPLAPLLARWERDGAVGPPLRLTGLAREGLAELIGAILRMAPLAVCGLLDPICEGSAGNPYETVELLNALRTDGLLVLAEEGWSWDPDAVRGFVSRRRVPELLAARLDQQPEPTRRLLATLACLGPDVRPSLLAIAGGMREPELGRHLAPAITDGLITTDRAGAAAGAIRFRHDLVQQAARQSLDEGERGRLRLAMARRLAGHRQSRQEAADQYLAVAGLIATPRERRVAAALLRTAGRTAAELTNYVLAEEFLAAAGTLLEADGTAADRDAVAVDRHTVLHCLGRLDEADEVYRVLAARYPEPITLATATCTQINSLAQRARLREGADLGLEVLRRFGVTVPADLAADVERATAELYRWAEGLRSPGAEAGTADDPRIVVTGRLINRLLGPAYLLDPLLYSWLVLQAHRLWARHGVCAPLVGTLGAAPAVTIEQRDDYRTGYRLTRYVIAVGEDRGYRAETALARYMYVALAAHWFEPLEDVVETAHQARDELLAAGDIQVACMTSSRLLAVLLDSAGSLDACAEELPPALAFAARTGNPYAALTFTGYQRLLAVLRGETSAPGEFAGPDFDEAGYLADVAGSRLAAVAFHVNRGIAAAIFDDAGALDAHSAAAMAERPAIRGLYLTALARLLRCLSLARRLRAAGGADAGLAGELEEARQWLARRAADQPCNFRHLLRLVDAERAWARGEVADATRNFDAGLHEVTGRPWHRALLAERAGRFQLEQGLPHAGRGLLTEARDAYRDWGAFGKVAQLEAEHAFLRAAASTGRGRPSEAGSRRIDLMAILRASQALSSQTTLAGLRDQVGDLLCAMTGATDVHLVLRRPETAHWYVSALAGTGPRRPEAAAPMIDPESAAPADADTVNEDECRMPLSAVRYVLRTREALLVADATRDDRFARDPYLAGLAACALLVVPIPSRSSARAVLVCVNREQGGVFSVDRLETVQLLAGQLSVSVDNALLYDSLEGTVRSRTADLAATNRRLADSERRLRSHFEHAAVGQVIHGTDDRIVDANRAFAAMTGVAPRELGGTKLTDRFDPADRAAHRRELGAVIAGRQKLISSELVLLRADGRRLDVHVTVSAVRAADGQPEHLVSIFQDISARRVAEIARDAATIELADRNSELESANQLKADLIGMLGHEISNPLAIILGYVDLALDDETAPAPVHDLIAKIGRSTSRLATIVQEVLALVSIDAGRLTATPRPVRVAEHIQSALAVTAATGVRLDCPPGLVATVQPGHLDHILTNLISNAAKYGGGATAIIAACAGQTVTIEVCDEGDGVPAEFRERLFDRFARADSTAGTVSGTGLGLYIVRELAAANGGDIRYRPAVPHGSVFALTLPAAGAEAGVADGTGPSLRTASGRSPATTS; encoded by the coding sequence ATGGGCGAGGATGAGGAGGTCCTTTACCACAACGATCGGACATACGTCTCCCGCCAGAGCGCACCGGACGGCTCCGGAAGCGTGGTGTGCAAGCGCGCCATCGGCCCCGGCGCGGCGCGGCGGATCGCGCACGAGCGGGCGGTCCTGCGCCGGCTCGCGGGCGTACCCGGGGTGCCGCGGCTGGCGGAACGCCAGGCCCGGGAGGTACTGACCCTCCGCGATGACGGCGGCCGGTCGCCGTCCGGCACCGGGCTGCCCTCGGCCCGGCTGATCGAGGTCGCCGCCGAGCTGGCGAACACGGTGGCGGCCGTGCACCGGGCCGGGATCGTGCACCGGGACATCACCCCCGCCAACCTGATCCTGACGGGCGCGGGCCCGCCGATCATGATCGACTTCGACCTCGCGCTGACCGGCCCGGCGACCGAGGCCGACGCGGCGCCGCCGGACGAGCCGGTCGGCACGCTGGGCTACCTGGCGCCGGAGCAGACCGGCCGGATCCGGCTCCCGGTGGACCGCCGCTCCGACCTCTACGGCCTGGGCGCCACCCTGTACGCGCTGGCGACCGGGGTCGCGCCGTTCGCGGGCGACGACCCGCTGGAGCTGATCCGCGACACCCTGGTCCGGGTGCCGGCCTTCCCGGCCGGCCTGAGCCCCCGGCTGCCGCACCGCTTCGGCGAGATCGTCATGCGGCTGCTGGAGAAGGACCCGGACCGGCGGTACCAGAGCGCCGAGGGCCTGGCGTACGACCTGGCCCGGCTCGACGCCGAACCGGCCGGGCCGTGGCGGCTGGGCGTACACGATTTTCCGGCCTTCCTGTCCGCGGGGTCCCTGCTGGTCGGCCGGGAGCCGGAGGCACGCGGCCTGGCCGGCGCGCTCGACCGGGCGCAGACCGGAGGCTGTCCCGCCGTGTTCGTCACGGGCCCGCCGGGCATCGGCAAGACCGCGCTGATCCGCGGCCTGCGACCCGTGGTCACCGCCCGCGGCGGCTGGTTCGTCAAGGGAAAGTACGACCAGTTCGGCTCCGTGACCGGCCGGCGCGCGATCAGCCAGGCGCTGCGCAGGCTGGCCGGGCTACTGCTCGCCGAGCCCGAGCCGGACGTGGTCGGCCACCGGCAGCGGCTCGTCGCGGCGCTCGGGCCCAGCGCGCCGGTGGTCGCCGCACTGGTGCCGGAGATGGCCACGCTGCTGGACGTCGCACCGGAGCCCGGGACCATCAACCCGGTGACCGGGCCGGGGCGGATCAGCGCCGCGATCCTCGCCACGCTCCGGGCCGTCGCCGCGCACCGTCCGGTGGTCTTCGTCCTCGACGACCTCCAGTGGGCGACCGGCCCCTCGCTGCGGGTGCTGGACGCCATCCTGGACGCCGGGCCGATACCCGGGCTGCTCCTGCTCGGCACCTACCGGGATCAGGAGATCGACGAGGGCCATCCGCTGGCGCCGCTGCTCGCGCGCTGGGAACGCGACGGTGCGGTCGGCCCGCCGCTGCGGCTGACCGGCCTCGCCCGCGAGGGGCTGGCCGAGCTGATCGGCGCGATCCTGCGGATGGCTCCCCTGGCGGTGTGCGGGCTGCTCGACCCGATCTGCGAGGGCAGCGCCGGCAACCCGTACGAGACGGTCGAGCTGCTCAACGCGCTGCGGACCGACGGCCTGCTGGTGCTGGCCGAGGAGGGCTGGAGCTGGGACCCGGACGCGGTACGCGGATTCGTGTCCCGCCGCCGCGTACCGGAACTGCTCGCGGCCCGGCTGGACCAGCAGCCGGAGCCGACCCGCCGCCTGCTGGCCACGCTGGCCTGCCTCGGCCCCGACGTGCGCCCGTCGCTGCTGGCCATCGCCGGCGGGATGCGCGAGCCGGAGCTGGGCCGGCACCTCGCCCCCGCGATCACCGACGGCCTGATCACCACCGACCGGGCCGGCGCGGCGGCCGGCGCGATCCGCTTCCGGCACGACCTCGTGCAGCAGGCCGCCCGGCAGAGCCTGGACGAGGGCGAGCGGGGCCGGCTCCGGCTGGCGATGGCCCGCCGGCTCGCCGGACACCGGCAGAGCCGGCAGGAGGCGGCCGACCAGTACCTCGCCGTCGCCGGCCTGATCGCGACGCCGCGGGAGCGCCGCGTCGCGGCGGCGCTGCTGCGCACCGCCGGGCGAACCGCCGCCGAGCTGACCAACTACGTCCTGGCCGAGGAGTTCCTCGCCGCCGCCGGAACGCTGCTGGAGGCCGACGGCACCGCCGCGGACCGCGACGCGGTCGCCGTGGACCGGCACACGGTGCTGCACTGCCTCGGGCGACTCGACGAGGCCGACGAGGTCTACCGGGTACTTGCCGCCCGGTACCCCGAGCCGATCACCCTGGCGACCGCGACCTGCACCCAGATCAACAGCCTCGCGCAGCGTGCCCGGCTGCGGGAGGGCGCCGACCTGGGGCTGGAGGTGCTGCGGCGGTTCGGCGTCACCGTACCGGCGGACCTGGCCGCGGACGTCGAGCGGGCCACGGCGGAGCTGTACCGGTGGGCCGAGGGGCTGCGCTCGCCCGGCGCCGAGGCCGGCACGGCGGACGACCCGCGGATCGTGGTCACCGGCCGCCTGATCAACCGGCTCCTCGGGCCCGCCTACCTGCTCGACCCGCTGCTGTACTCGTGGCTGGTGTTGCAGGCGCACCGGCTCTGGGCCCGGCACGGCGTGTGCGCTCCCCTGGTCGGCACGCTGGGCGCCGCGCCCGCCGTGACGATCGAACAGCGCGACGACTACCGCACCGGGTACCGGCTGACCCGGTACGTCATCGCCGTCGGCGAGGACCGCGGCTACCGGGCGGAGACGGCGCTGGCCCGGTACATGTACGTCGCCCTTGCCGCGCACTGGTTCGAGCCGCTGGAGGACGTGGTCGAGACCGCGCATCAGGCCCGGGACGAGCTGCTGGCCGCGGGCGACATCCAGGTCGCCTGCATGACCTCCTCGCGGCTGCTGGCCGTCCTGCTGGACAGCGCCGGGTCGCTGGACGCGTGCGCGGAGGAGCTGCCGCCGGCCCTGGCCTTCGCCGCGCGGACCGGCAATCCGTACGCCGCGCTCACCTTCACCGGCTACCAGCGGCTGCTGGCCGTCCTGCGCGGTGAGACCTCCGCGCCGGGCGAGTTCGCCGGGCCGGACTTCGACGAGGCCGGCTACCTGGCCGACGTGGCGGGCAGCCGGCTGGCGGCGGTGGCGTTCCACGTCAACCGCGGCATCGCCGCGGCGATCTTCGACGACGCCGGTGCGCTCGACGCGCACTCCGCCGCGGCGATGGCGGAGCGGCCGGCCATCCGGGGGCTCTACCTGACCGCGCTCGCCCGGCTGCTGCGCTGCCTGAGCCTCGCCCGGCGGCTGCGCGCCGCGGGCGGTGCCGACGCCGGGCTCGCCGGCGAGCTGGAGGAGGCCCGGCAGTGGCTCGCCCGGCGGGCCGCCGACCAGCCGTGCAACTTCCGGCACCTGCTGCGCCTCGTCGACGCGGAGCGGGCCTGGGCGCGGGGTGAGGTCGCCGACGCGACCCGGAACTTCGACGCCGGCCTGCACGAGGTGACCGGGCGCCCCTGGCACCGGGCCCTGCTCGCCGAGCGGGCCGGCCGGTTCCAGCTCGAACAGGGCCTGCCGCACGCGGGCCGCGGCCTGCTCACCGAGGCGCGCGACGCGTACCGCGACTGGGGCGCGTTCGGCAAGGTCGCCCAGCTCGAGGCCGAGCACGCGTTCCTGCGGGCGGCGGCGTCCACCGGGCGGGGGCGCCCCAGCGAGGCCGGTAGCCGCCGGATCGATCTCATGGCGATCCTGCGCGCCTCGCAGGCCCTCAGCTCGCAGACCACCCTGGCGGGGCTGCGGGACCAGGTCGGGGACCTGCTGTGCGCGATGACCGGTGCGACCGACGTGCACCTCGTGCTGCGCCGCCCGGAGACGGCGCACTGGTACGTCTCCGCGCTGGCCGGCACCGGGCCACGGCGCCCGGAGGCGGCGGCGCCGATGATCGATCCCGAGTCCGCCGCCCCGGCCGACGCGGACACGGTCAACGAGGACGAGTGCCGCATGCCGCTGTCGGCCGTGCGGTACGTGCTGCGTACCCGCGAGGCGCTGCTGGTGGCGGACGCGACCCGCGACGACCGTTTCGCCCGCGATCCGTACCTCGCGGGGCTGGCGGCCTGTGCGCTGCTGGTGGTGCCGATCCCGAGCCGGAGCAGCGCGCGCGCCGTGCTCGTGTGCGTGAACCGCGAGCAGGGCGGCGTCTTCTCCGTCGATCGACTGGAGACCGTGCAGCTGCTCGCCGGGCAGCTCTCCGTCTCGGTGGACAACGCGCTGCTCTACGACTCCCTCGAGGGCACGGTGCGCTCGCGCACCGCCGACCTGGCCGCGACCAACCGGCGCCTGGCCGACAGCGAGCGCCGCCTGCGGTCACACTTCGAGCACGCCGCCGTCGGGCAGGTCATCCACGGCACGGACGACCGGATCGTCGACGCGAACAGGGCCTTCGCCGCGATGACCGGCGTGGCGCCGCGCGAGCTCGGCGGCACGAAGCTCACCGACCGCTTCGACCCGGCCGACCGGGCGGCGCACCGCCGCGAGCTCGGCGCGGTCATCGCCGGCCGGCAGAAGCTGATCAGCTCCGAGCTGGTCCTGCTCCGCGCGGACGGCCGGCGGCTCGACGTGCACGTCACCGTCTCGGCCGTACGGGCGGCGGACGGCCAGCCGGAGCACCTGGTCAGCATCTTCCAGGACATCAGCGCGCGCCGGGTGGCCGAGATCGCGCGGGACGCCGCCACCATCGAGCTGGCCGACCGCAACAGCGAGCTGGAGAGCGCCAACCAGCTCAAGGCCGACCTGATCGGGATGCTCGGGCACGAGATCAGCAACCCGCTGGCGATCATCCTCGGCTACGTCGACCTGGCCCTGGACGACGAGACGGCACCGGCGCCGGTGCACGACCTCATCGCCAAGATCGGCCGAAGCACGTCCCGGCTCGCCACCATCGTCCAGGAGGTCCTCGCACTGGTCAGCATCGACGCGGGCCGGCTGACCGCGACGCCGCGGCCGGTGCGGGTCGCCGAGCACATCCAGTCGGCGCTGGCCGTCACGGCGGCCACCGGCGTGCGCCTCGACTGCCCGCCGGGGCTGGTCGCCACGGTGCAGCCGGGGCACCTCGACCACATCCTCACCAACCTGATCAGCAACGCGGCCAAGTACGGCGGCGGCGCGACCGCCATCATCGCCGCGTGCGCCGGGCAGACCGTCACCATCGAGGTCTGCGACGAGGGCGACGGCGTGCCCGCCGAGTTCCGGGAGCGCCTCTTCGACCGGTTCGCCCGGGCGGACTCCACGGCCGGCACGGTGAGCGGCACCGGGCTCGGCCTGTACATCGTCCGCGAGCTGGCCGCCGCCAACGGCGGCGACATCCGGTACCGCCCGGCGGTGCCGCACGGGTCGGTCTTCGCGCTCACCCTCCCCGCGGCCGGCGCCGAGGCCGGGGTCGCGGACGGCACCGGTCCGTCCCTGCGGACTGCGTCCGGCCGGTCGCCGGCGACCACGTCGTGA
- a CDS encoding TetR/AcrR family transcriptional regulator: MRKSDTRARIVASAGVLLRRHGYHATGLAQIIAHSGAPRGSVYFLFPGGKEQLAVAAVNEWTAEFERRIRALHAAHDTARGWVEAMADEFIGELRASGYTEGLPITIITLDSVPASAALTVACRSAYDTWLTALTEGLVAHGALAEHAERLAKLMLASLEGAAVLCRAYQSTAPLEQIVPFVLEQLPTGAGEPRYTG, encoded by the coding sequence GTGCGGAAGTCTGACACCCGGGCCCGGATCGTCGCCAGCGCCGGCGTGCTGCTGCGCCGGCACGGATATCACGCCACCGGGCTGGCACAGATCATCGCGCACAGCGGCGCGCCCCGCGGGTCGGTCTACTTCCTCTTCCCGGGCGGGAAGGAGCAGCTGGCCGTCGCCGCGGTCAACGAGTGGACCGCCGAGTTCGAACGGCGCATCCGCGCCCTGCACGCCGCGCACGACACCGCCCGCGGGTGGGTGGAGGCGATGGCCGACGAGTTCATCGGCGAGCTGCGCGCCTCCGGCTACACCGAGGGCCTGCCGATCACCATCATCACGCTGGACTCGGTGCCGGCCTCGGCGGCACTGACCGTCGCCTGCCGCAGCGCGTACGACACCTGGCTCACCGCGCTGACCGAGGGGCTGGTGGCGCACGGCGCGCTCGCCGAGCACGCGGAGCGGCTGGCCAAGCTGATGCTGGCCAGCCTGGAGGGCGCGGCGGTGCTCTGCCGGGCGTACCAGTCGACGGCGCCGCTGGAGCAGATAGTTCCGTTCGTGTTGGAGCAGTTGCCGACCGGCGCGGGCGAGCCGCGATATACGGGCTGA
- a CDS encoding cytochrome P450 yields the protein MSVRSDQAAPEPGVCPHFPFADRPGISLAPEYAGLFADEPLVPVQLPNGRQALLVTRYSDVKTVLADPRFSREAWRNGTLFARDNSALALVTSDAPTHTRRRRAVQHWFTNRSAERARPRVAAIAARLVNDIAASDSTVDLISAFTTPLPYQVICELLGIPVDDLDLLLPRVTVMMSAGRFPADEVAAAHQAMYEYFFGQLAARERAVAAGEAGDDLLTGLLTAPEESRLSTQEIAVFGFGLLMAGGETTASHLAMCVLQLLRRPTLAESLRRDPAAIPAFIEEMLRWVWFAGTGGQPHVVVAEVELAGTVIGAGQVVVPLTDAANRDPEVFAGAEEFRTDRTPNPHLGLGHGRHMCLGAAHARVELQEGVAAILPHLGRMELAVDESDLDWRDGMFIRGLWTLPVRPC from the coding sequence GTGAGCGTGCGATCCGATCAGGCGGCACCGGAGCCCGGCGTCTGCCCGCACTTTCCGTTCGCCGATCGCCCCGGCATCAGCCTCGCGCCGGAGTACGCCGGCCTGTTCGCCGACGAGCCGCTCGTCCCCGTGCAACTGCCCAACGGACGGCAGGCGCTGCTGGTCACCAGGTACTCCGACGTGAAGACCGTGCTGGCCGACCCGAGGTTCAGCCGGGAGGCCTGGCGCAACGGCACCCTCTTCGCCCGGGACAACAGCGCGCTCGCCCTGGTCACCAGCGACGCGCCGACGCATACCCGGCGGCGGCGCGCGGTGCAGCACTGGTTCACGAACCGCAGCGCGGAACGAGCCCGGCCCCGCGTCGCCGCCATCGCGGCGCGGCTGGTGAACGACATCGCGGCGTCGGACTCGACGGTGGACCTGATCAGCGCCTTCACCACTCCCCTGCCGTACCAGGTGATCTGCGAGCTGCTCGGGATACCCGTCGACGACCTGGACCTGCTGCTGCCGCGCGTGACGGTGATGATGTCGGCGGGGCGTTTCCCCGCCGACGAGGTCGCGGCCGCTCACCAGGCCATGTACGAGTATTTCTTCGGCCAGCTGGCGGCGCGCGAGCGGGCGGTCGCCGCGGGCGAGGCGGGCGACGACCTGCTCACCGGCCTGCTGACGGCGCCCGAGGAGTCCCGGCTCAGTACCCAGGAGATCGCGGTCTTCGGCTTCGGCCTGTTGATGGCCGGCGGCGAGACGACCGCGTCGCACCTGGCGATGTGCGTGCTGCAACTGCTCCGCAGGCCAACGTTGGCCGAGTCGCTGCGCCGGGACCCGGCGGCGATCCCCGCGTTCATCGAGGAGATGCTGCGCTGGGTGTGGTTCGCCGGCACCGGTGGGCAGCCGCACGTCGTCGTCGCGGAGGTGGAACTCGCCGGCACGGTCATCGGCGCGGGCCAGGTCGTCGTACCCCTCACCGACGCGGCGAACCGGGATCCCGAGGTCTTCGCCGGCGCCGAGGAGTTCCGCACCGACCGCACGCCGAATCCGCATCTTGGGCTGGGCCACGGCCGGCACATGTGCCTCGGCGCCGCGCACGCCCGCGTGGAGCTGCAGGAGGGCGTGGCGGCGATCCTGCCGCATCTGGGCCGGATGGAGCTCGCGGTCGACGAGTCGGACCTGGACTGGCGCGACGGGATGTTCATCCGCGGACTGTGGACACTGCCGGTGCGCCCGTGCTGA
- a CDS encoding nuclear transport factor 2 family protein — translation MNVQRWIGDLESGWRDRDPAAIAALFTEDAAYHQGPFGSPHVGTEAIAAHWTATLSRQKDPVIWFGAPAVCADRATVEWWCVLHDPATGAPRTAAGCLVLRFADDGRCAEFREYWQSAPESALEPAAGWIR, via the coding sequence ATGAACGTCCAGCGCTGGATAGGCGACCTCGAGTCCGGCTGGCGCGACCGCGATCCCGCGGCGATCGCCGCGCTGTTCACCGAGGACGCCGCGTACCACCAGGGGCCGTTCGGGTCCCCGCACGTCGGCACGGAGGCGATCGCCGCGCACTGGACGGCGACGCTGTCGCGCCAGAAGGATCCGGTCATCTGGTTCGGCGCGCCGGCCGTGTGCGCCGACCGCGCCACGGTCGAGTGGTGGTGCGTCCTGCACGACCCCGCAACCGGTGCGCCGCGGACCGCCGCGGGCTGCCTGGTGCTGCGGTTCGCGGACGACGGCCGCTGCGCCGAGTTCCGCGAGTACTGGCAATCCGCGCCGGAGAGCGCGCTGGAGCCGGCGGCGGGGTGGATCCGGTGA
- a CDS encoding ketoacyl-ACP synthase III family protein — protein sequence MRVENLHLAGLGSYVPEPFPAGRAVAEGRYDEEDWKNSGWTGAAVAGNISAPEMAVVAANEALDRSGHDRDDIGLLLHASVGDQGPDGWSPHHYIVRHTVGGTIPAMEVRQGCNGVLASMELAHGYLCADPGRVAALVTGADNFGVARFDRWRYSSGTNTNRGSIIGDAASAVVLSTRDGFARVRAMNSASLPELEEMNRPDGPLFPPALTFDRPVDVAARMTGFTRRFPAAAAAAKRSLSDARTELALRTIAEAGITPADIVRSTHVFSGGEGYIRSVLQPIGIDPARGMLELGRGLGHLSVSDHLVALAHLVRTLHVGPGDHVLMISNGVGVSLAAAVVEITAVPAWATGTPEAYRETV from the coding sequence GTGCGCGTGGAGAACCTGCACCTGGCAGGACTGGGCAGCTATGTACCCGAACCGTTCCCGGCCGGGCGGGCGGTCGCGGAGGGCCGGTACGACGAGGAGGACTGGAAGAACAGCGGCTGGACCGGCGCCGCGGTGGCGGGGAACATCTCGGCGCCCGAGATGGCGGTCGTGGCGGCGAACGAGGCGCTGGACCGCTCGGGCCACGACCGGGACGACATCGGCCTGCTGCTGCACGCCTCGGTCGGCGACCAGGGGCCGGACGGCTGGTCGCCGCACCACTACATCGTGCGGCACACCGTCGGCGGCACCATCCCGGCCATGGAGGTCCGGCAGGGCTGCAACGGCGTGCTGGCGAGCATGGAGCTCGCGCACGGCTACCTGTGCGCCGACCCGGGCCGGGTCGCCGCCCTCGTCACCGGCGCCGACAACTTCGGCGTGGCGCGGTTCGACCGGTGGCGCTACTCCTCCGGCACGAACACGAACCGGGGCTCGATCATCGGCGACGCGGCGAGCGCCGTCGTGCTGTCCACCCGGGACGGCTTCGCCCGGGTCCGGGCGATGAACTCGGCGTCGCTGCCCGAGCTGGAGGAGATGAACCGCCCCGACGGTCCGCTGTTCCCGCCGGCGCTCACCTTCGACCGGCCGGTGGACGTGGCCGCCCGGATGACCGGCTTCACCCGTCGGTTCCCGGCGGCGGCGGCCGCGGCCAAGAGGTCGCTGTCCGACGCCCGCACCGAGCTCGCCCTGCGCACCATCGCCGAGGCCGGCATCACGCCCGCGGACATCGTCCGGAGTACCCACGTGTTCTCCGGTGGCGAGGGATACATCCGCAGCGTCCTCCAGCCGATCGGCATCGACCCGGCCCGGGGCATGCTCGAGCTCGGGCGCGGCCTGGGCCATCTGTCGGTAAGCGATCACCTGGTCGCCCTGGCCCACCTCGTGCGGACCCTGCACGTCGGCCCGGGCGACCACGTCCTGATGATCAGTAACGGGGTGGGTGTATCCCTCGCGGCCGCGGTCGTCGAGATCACCGCCGTGCCCGCATGGGCCACCGGAACCCCCGAGGCCTACCGGGAGACGGTATGA